GTAGCTGTGGCTTCTAAGAACAGAGCGCGTTCAGTTTCCATAGAAACAGCTGGTTACCGCAATCAGTTACATGTGTGATAGAGGTCTTCATCTAGGCACTAGCTATAAACCATAGGCACAGTATCTGGGGCATCACACTCAGAGATGCCAGCCAGAGATGTGACAGATTCACCAAATAGAAAGGACAAATCTATTAAGGTACAGTAATTCACATTTAAGAAAATGTAGCGAAAAAGTAGCCTGTGCTGTTTTTAATTAcataaaaacaactttgaagaCTAAACAGTGCTCTGACTGTCTGAAGACGAAAAAGTGCTCTGAAAAGTGAGGATAAACTTCTAGCCCGTTCTAAAACAATTGAAAAACTTGATGAAGGGATCTTTAAGAAATGGTACATAACAAAACAATCCTTAAAATAGTCCTTAAAAAGTTTTGAAAGTGCATGCTTCTGTGTCCCTGTCCCACTTGATTTTTCAGTTTCTTGttcgtgtgtgtgtttcttttcagatACCATGTTTGTGCAGCAGTGCCACATGCTTGCTGTGCAGATGTTGCCCCAACAGCAAGAACTCTACAGTTACCCGCCTTATTTACGCTTTTATTTTGCTGCTTGGGACCATGGTTTCCTGCAtcatgctggctccggggattgAGCAGCAACTAAAAAAGGTAATTAAAACCAAATCCTTTTCATACCACCAAACtagttgtagttttccatttccCTGCCTTTTTTGTGACAATAAAATCCCTGGTGACAGTGAAGTGGAGGAGGCTATACGTAGATGTCACTGAGCAATTTATGATTGAACTTCTGATGCCTCCCATAGTCTAACACCATGGATACAGTTTTACCATATGTGTTTTATGCTTGGAGATGGTACACTTGATTTTATTGCATTCAAACCTGCTTATTATAACTCTTGGTAATGTTAGCAGCACATTAAAATGTCTTGACCAAAATATAATGGGGACAAGCTCCTGGTATTACTTTGGTTTTGTCTTTCCTGTCACGCTCCCCCGCTTACAGTAGAGTCTGATCACTTTGGGAATAAAAGCAAAAACAGAACAAGGTTTACATTGAGGTTGCTATTCAGCCCTCCAAATAATtgttttggatttttcttttgaaaatgggtaATAAATCCAAGACCTGACAGCTGGTACGAAAGCTTTCCTATTATCCTAGATCAGAACTCTCTTCTAGCATTGTTTTCCTGTTTTTCCAATAGATACCAGGATTCTGCGAAGGGGGTCGTGGAACGCAGATCCCGACGGTAGATGGATTTGTGAACTGCGATGTCTTTGTGGGCTATAAGGCCGTGTATCGGATGTGTTTTGGACTGGCCATTTCCTTCTTTGCCTTCTCTCTGCTTATGCTTAATGTTAAAAATAGCAGAGATCCCAGAGCTGCCATCCATAATGGGTGAGTTCTCAATTTTTGGACGAGGCCCAATTTAAAGTTTGTATTGGAAAATAAGTTAATGCAGTGAGTAGAACGaacatgaagtttttttttttatttcataacaattaATACATTTAAGTTAACCactaaataagaataataattctAGGCAGAATTATAAAGGTCTGCTGATTTCAAGTTTTGAAGATGTAGTGAATATCTATGTTTCAAGTATCAACAGTTACAATGTTACTGGTACAGGTCAGGCCTTGCCAGCAAAAGCTTGCTGTTTTAGTTTGATCTCATTGTAGATCACCATGAAAACAACAGCAGATTTATATGTAGTGTCTGTTTACAGTATGTAAACATTTGTATTGACTGCTTGATGTTTTTTGCAGGTTCTGGTTCTTTAAGATTGCCGCCATTATTGCTGTTACAGTCGGTGCCTTTTACATCCCAGAGGGCCCTTTCACTCGAGGTAGGTCTGGTAGAAACAACTCAGAGGAgtgtcaaaatatattttaatataaaaaaaataaaaaaaagcaaaatcatTTTGGCACCTTCTGTGTTGAGACAATATCCAAAcatataaaaaaaggttattttaaataatggatTTGTATTTCCAGCCTGGTTTGTCATAGGCACTTGTGGTGCCTTTTGCTTTATCCTTATACAACTGGTACTCTTGGTGGATTTTGCCCATTCCTGGAATGAGTCCTGGGTTGACAAGATGGAAGAAGGAAATTCACGCTGCTGGTATGCAGGTAGGGAATCTCCTCAACCAGAGCCAAGACTCAACAAGTCTGAGAGATACACAGTGAAGTGCATGACAGCAATAATGACAGCAATAGACTTGGTGTTTAATGTCTTTTCATTTTTAGCTGAAACCAGTACACAAGCTGCATTTCTAACATGTAGAAGTTTCTAAACAAGTGAACTGCAATTctaagtactgtgcatttttctttttacttttattaGTCTACTTCCAGACATAGATTAATTAATTAGCACACAACACTGTTAGTTAGACAGCATGTTGATATTGTGGGGCTTACCtcgaaaataaaaatagtttggtgtgtgtggctttaataaaaaaaaaaaaccctacagtttgaaaaaagtagcggtgcaaaaaaaaaaaactctttagcAGAATAATTGAGCGCTAATGTCTGTGGTCATTATCTACTAGGTATATGTACAGTGTAACCCAGTTTAACTTCCCCTCGGTTAATATCCCAACCCGCTTATcacgttttttttaaaaccacttgcCACTCACCATAGGTTTCTATGTTAAATTAACTATTTTAATATCATTAGTAACCCCGCTTATTATCCcttatctttttaaaataaggACAATACGTTTTTCAACCGATGTTCTCTTTTCACAATCAAAAAATTTAAGGTAGGATCTGTTGTACTGTTTTATATGGTAAAGTACACTATGTTGCAGTGTTACCAAGCCAACCACCCACattggttttaaatgtgtttaacgtTAGTATAGACTAATCATTTTCACTAGCAACAGCTAGCTAAGAAATTGAAAGAAACAGTAACTAACTTTAACGTTAAATATAGTAACTGTATCTGGCTTTGTTGTTCCTGATTTTATTAGATTGTACACATAGCATTGTTTGAGTTGTTAGCTACAGTAATTATGTTACATTACAGCAATAAACTTAAGCTTATGGTGCGGTAAGTGTTTTAGTGGACTGGTTTCCCCCTGCACTGATATAATGTCAGCTAGCTAATTAAAGCAATTGTTCGCGTTTGTTTGAGCTTTCtagacaaaaaaataatttctgctgttgtttaattaaagtaaacattCTTTAGAAAAACCTATTTGttgttacagtactgtaatattagTACAATATTGCAATAAAAGACGTACAGATATGGATTATAttcagttttctttgtttatatgtaaaactgtTGAATATGGAGTGCTTAAATGTCCCTTACTTTCTACTGCGTGGTGGCGCCATAGGATAACATGAGACCCTGTTTATATCCCAACCCGCATAATATCCCCAAATAACTCTGCACGGTAATGGGGATATTAAGTGCgttacactgtatatattaatgCCATCATGAACTACATTTACTTAAACtgcttaaaaaatgtatattgctGTTTGAAACAAGTTTCAAGATGTTAATGTCCTGTTGGCTTTAGAGAGTGTACCTGTGCTATAATGGCAGTGCTACTCTGAGCCCGACAGGTTTTGATCTGTGAGGTTTAAAGACATGAATATGAACATGATTAATATAATTCTGGTCAGAGTTAATAAGAATGTGTCAAACGTCATGTTACTCTACACAGAATTCTTTAATTCTATTAGACTGTATACTGTAACAGAGAGGGATGGCATTTTAGCTGGCATTTATTTGTGTGTACTTGAATGTCAACCAtagctttcattttctttttccagcCTTACTATCAGCCACTGGATTAAACTACGTCCTGTCCATTGTGGCCATTGTCCTTTTCTATGTATTTTACACCAAACCTGAGGGTTGTATTGAAAACAAATTTTTCATCAGTTTCAACATGCTTTTCTGCATTGCTGCCTCCATCACCTCTGTC
The Acipenser ruthenus chromosome 18, fAciRut3.2 maternal haplotype, whole genome shotgun sequence DNA segment above includes these coding regions:
- the LOC117423274 gene encoding serine incorporator 1-like; the protein is MGAVLGACSLASCIPCLCSSATCLLCRCCPNSKNSTVTRLIYAFILLLGTMVSCIMLAPGIEQQLKKIPGFCEGGRGTQIPTVDGFVNCDVFVGYKAVYRMCFGLAISFFAFSLLMLNVKNSRDPRAAIHNGFWFFKIAAIIAVTVGAFYIPEGPFTRAWFVIGTCGAFCFILIQLVLLVDFAHSWNESWVDKMEEGNSRCWYAALLSATGLNYVLSIVAIVLFYVFYTKPEGCIENKFFISFNMLFCIAASITSVLPKVQEAQPRSGLLQSSIITLYTMYLTWSAMTNEPDRSCNPSLLSIIEQIAAPTVVPANRTVVITGDETPAPHQSLQWWDAQSIVGLVIFILCILFSSIRSSNNSQVNKLTLSTNDSVMLDDTAAGGSGDLEDGNGPRRVEDNERDAVQYSYSFFHFMLCLASLYIMMTLTNWYSPDADYKTMTSKWPAVWVKMTSSWVCLVLYIWTLIAPVVLTNREFN